A region of the Candidatus Binatia bacterium genome:
TCGCGCTGACCGGAGAGATCGACCTTTCGGCATCGCGGTCATTCACCCTCGGTCTCGCCTTTGGGCCCGGTTATCAAGCCGCCACGACCACACTCCTGCAATCGCTCGGTATTCACTTCGAAGAGCAGCGCAAGCGCTACCAGGAGCAGTGGCGCCGCGCGCGCTGCCACATCTTTCCTCTGGAGCAGGTTTCCGGCGACGACGGCCGCCTTTACTGCGTCAGCCACACGCTGCTCCACGCGCACGAAGACAAAACCTTTCCCGGGGCGATCATCGCCTCGTTGAGTATTCCCTGGGGGGAGGAACGGAGCGACGAGGAAGGGTTGGGAGGTTATCACCTCGTCTGGACGCGCGACCTATGCCAGAACGCGATGGCGCTTCTGTCGACCGGCGATGCGGAGACCCCGCTTCGGGCGCTGATCTATTTGGCGGCGGCGCAGCGGTCCGACGGCGGCTTCAACCAAAATTTTTGGATCGACGGCGAGCCGTATTGGCACGGAATACAACTGGATGAAGTGTCGTTTCCGGTGATGCTCGCTTGGCGGCTGAAAGAGCTCGGAGCGCTCCAGGAGTTCGATCCTTACCCGATGGTTTTGAAGGCCGCGCGCTATCTGGTCGAGCGTGGCCCGGCCACGCCGCAGGAGCGCTGGGAAGAGAACGGCGGTTATTCTCCCGCGACGTTGGCGGCGAATATCGCCGCGTTGATTTGCGCCGCGGATTTCGCGCGGGTCGGCGGCGACGGCGCGAGCGCGCGGTTGCTCGAAGAGTACGCCGACTTTCTCGAATCGCGCGTCGAGAGCTGGACGGTGACGACTCAAGGTTCTTTGGTCCCGGGAATTTCCCGCCACTTCATTCGGATTCATCCGGTCGATCCGCAAAATGACCAGCCGGTGGAAGACCCCAATCTGGGAATTATTGCGATTCGCAATCGGCCGCCGGGAGAGCCGTTCGAGTTCGCGGCCAAAGACATCGTCGATGCGGGATTTTTGGAGCTGGTTCGCTACGGCATTCGCAAGCCGCGCGATCCTCTGATTGAAGACTCGCTGGAAGTCGTGGACGCGGTTCTCAAGGTAGAAACTCCCGTCGGGCCGTGCTGGCGGCGCTACAATTACGACGGTTACGGTCAACGGGAGACCGGCGGCGGATTTAACGGCTGGGGGCGGGGCAGGGCGTGGCCCTTGCTCACGGGCGAGCGCGCCCACTACGAATTCGCGGCGGGCCGGCAGGTGAAGCACTTAATTCGCGCGATCGAAGGCTTCGCCTCGAAGGGCGGGATGCTTCCCGAGCAGGTTTGGGATCAAGCGGACCGGCCGGACTTGGAACTTTATTTCGGCAAGCCCACGGGTTCGGCGATGCCGCTCATGTGGGCGCACGCCGAGTACATGAAGCTCTTGCGGTCGGTGTGGGACGAAGCGGTGTTCGACCGCATTGCGGCCGTGGCCGATCGTTACTCGAATAACAAAAGGCGCCGGGGCCTGGAGATTTGGAAATTCAATCGCCAGGTAAGGTCCGTGGCGGCGGGCCATACGCTCCGGATTCAGGCGTCTTCATCCTTCAGGCTTCGTTGGACTCTCGACGAGTGGGCGACACCGAAAGATGGTGTCGCGCTCGGCACCGCGCTCGGCATCCACTATCTCGACATACCGGTTCCGCGAGCGCAGAGGGCCCCGGTCCGCTTCACGTTTTATTGGACTGACGGCGATCGCTGGGAGGGTAAGAACTTCGTCGTAGCGATCGGCGCGCCGGAGAAATGAGGTAGGAATCAAGTCTCAGTCCTCAGTATCGCCGAAGTAATCTCTGAGGATCCTTTCCTTGACGTATTCGAGCGCGCCCAGGTCCTGGATGATGTCGCCGCCGCTGTCGTAGAAGATGATATCGCCGTCACGGGTGCGCCCCACCGCGACGAGCCATTCCAACTCGTGACGGTCCTCCAATAGATAATTGATCGCTTGATCGGCCCCCTTGCTCCCAATGATGGTGACTTTGGGCGCCGGGGTTTTCCTTGCCTGGCTCATGCGGTCCTCCTGTGCGGTGACGAACCTTATAT
Encoded here:
- a CDS encoding glycoside hydrolase family 15 protein, which gives rise to MHTLLQGKRAFGHPGIAPAWTHSTKEGVGAAYHTASRVWFTHSHGILNEVYYPTVDSPQIRDLQYLITDGESFFHEEKRDLSTELEYVDHHTPAFRITNREPRGRYRIVKEVIADPHLPCVLMQTRIEGDEDFLKKLHLYVLVAPHLESRGWGNNAAKVEVCGKTILVAFRNDTYLALGATAPFKKTSCGYVGSSDGWTDLHENFRMDWAFDFADDGNVALTGEIDLSASRSFTLGLAFGPGYQAATTTLLQSLGIHFEEQRKRYQEQWRRARCHIFPLEQVSGDDGRLYCVSHTLLHAHEDKTFPGAIIASLSIPWGEERSDEEGLGGYHLVWTRDLCQNAMALLSTGDAETPLRALIYLAAAQRSDGGFNQNFWIDGEPYWHGIQLDEVSFPVMLAWRLKELGALQEFDPYPMVLKAARYLVERGPATPQERWEENGGYSPATLAANIAALICAADFARVGGDGASARLLEEYADFLESRVESWTVTTQGSLVPGISRHFIRIHPVDPQNDQPVEDPNLGIIAIRNRPPGEPFEFAAKDIVDAGFLELVRYGIRKPRDPLIEDSLEVVDAVLKVETPVGPCWRRYNYDGYGQRETGGGFNGWGRGRAWPLLTGERAHYEFAAGRQVKHLIRAIEGFASKGGMLPEQVWDQADRPDLELYFGKPTGSAMPLMWAHAEYMKLLRSVWDEAVFDRIAAVADRYSNNKRRRGLEIWKFNRQVRSVAAGHTLRIQASSSFRLRWTLDEWATPKDGVALGTALGIHYLDIPVPRAQRAPVRFTFYWTDGDRWEGKNFVVAIGAPEK